The Agrococcus sp. ProA11 genomic sequence CTCGAGCAGCCAGTCGGGGAAGTAGGTGCCTTGCCGCAGCTTCGGGATCGCGACATCGACCGTGCCGACCCGGGTGTCGAGCGGGCGATGCCGGTAGCCGGTGCGACGCGCGAGCCGGTCGGGGCTGGGCTGGCCCCATTCCGCGCCCACCACCGCGTCCGCATCGGCGGACAGCAGCGCGTTGATCATCGTCTGCAACAGACTGCGCATCAGATCCGGCGACGCGTCGGACTGAACCGTCCCCGGTTCTCTGCCGCTCCTATGCGGGTGCCAGCACCGGGTGTGATGGCGTTTCGAGGTCAGCGTAGTACGCGGCCTCGAACTCCTCGGGAGGGACGTCGCCGAGGGTCGTGTGCAGGCGCCTGGCGTTGTACCAGTCGACCCATTCAGCGGTGACCCATTCGACGTCCTCCAGCTGCTTGAGCGGACCGGTCCGGAAGGGCGAGTCGTCGCGAATCGCTTCGGTCTTGAACAGCCCGATCGTCGACTCGGCGAGAGCATTGTCATACGCGTCGCCGATCGAGCCGATCGACGCAGCGATGCCCTCCAGGGCGAGCGTCTCGGCGAAGCTCACGGACGTGAATTGAGACCCGGCATCGCTGTGATGGACCAGTCCGTCGAGCGCCGGGCGGCCGGCTCGGTCGCGCCGCCACAGGCCCATCCGCAGCGCCGTGGTCACCAACGGTGTCGTCTTCGTGGTCGCGGCCTGCCAGCCGACGATCGCGCGTGAGAAGCAGTCGATCACGAACGACACGTACGCGAACCCGGCCCAGGTGCGCACGTAGGTGAAGTCCGCCACCCAGCGCTGGTTCGGCGCGGGCGCGGTGAAGTCCCGCTCGAGCAGATCCGGTGCGCGCTCGGCGTTCCGATCCGGGACGGTCGTGCGCACGCCACGCCCGCGCACCCGGCCGTTGAGGCCGAGATCCCGCATCAGCCGGTCCACGCGCCGCTGGGACACGTCGTGGCCGGCACGTCGCAGATGCGTGGTCATCTTCCGCCGCCCGTACATGCCCTCCGGCGTGCCGACGGTCGCCAGCAGCGCGTCGATGACGGCCGCGTCGGCGAGGTCCCTGCTGCTCGGCTGAGCGTGCTTCCACGCCCGGTAGGTTCGCGCGGCGACCTCCACACCCTGCTCCCGCAGGACCTGGCAGATCGACTCGACCGCGCGGCCCTTGGCTCGCTGCTCGTCGATGAAGCCGACGATCAGCGGCGTCGGGGGTCGAGTTCCCCGGCGAAGAAAACCGCCGCGTCGCGCAGGATCGCGTTCGCCTCACGCAGCTCACGGTTCTCCCGCTCAAGCCGCCGCACCCGCTCCGACTCGCTCGTCGAGGCGCCCTGCCGTTCGCCGGCGTCGATCTGAGCCTGCCGCACCCATCGGCGCAGCGACTCGGCCCCGAAGCCGAGCCGTTTCGAGACCGTCTCGCACGCGGTCGTCAGGTTCGGGTACTCATCGAGATGGTCGAGCACGAGCCGGATCGCTCGCTGCTTCGTCTCCTCCGGGATCTGCTTCGGCATGATGACTATCTTCCTTCCAGACTCGAAAGGAACCGGCATCAAACCGGGGACGGTTCACAGTGCCGCCGCTGCTCCCGGTGCCACCTTCGAGGATGCAACGGAAACCAGCCTCGCATCGCATTCCAGCCAATCAGCCGAGCCGAGGACGAGCGACACGGATGCAGACGTCGTCGCCTGAAGTTAGCGAGCCAACATCCGGATGACCTCGGCCCACGACGGCTTCGGCCTAATCCGATGTCATCGGCTCGCTCCGGACTTGCCATGACGCCACGCGCCGTGCTCGATTCGACGAAGACGTGTCACTGCGCTGCCTCCTCTCTGGGCGCGATGGGGATCTTCACGTAGTGGACACTGAACGCGGAGCCAATGAGTCGGAACTCCTGGCGGTTACGGCCGAAGTCGAAGGGGTTGTCGCTCGGCTTCTGCCAGATGTCGAGGCCCTTGCCGAGGTCAACACGCCAACCGTGGTTGGTCTCGAGGCGGCGGTCGTGGATCGTATCGTCGAGCCGCACACCGAGGCGTACACCTACGGCGTCGGACGCGTCTTTGATCGACTTGAGCATTAGCAACTGGTTGTGCTTGAACTCGACCTTTGGCTCCTCGGTGGTGACCAACTCGACATCGATCTCGTCGGCGTCGTCCTTGGCCGCGGCGAGCAGGCTCAGCAGGTCCGCGAGGTTGCGCCCCTGGTGCGGCAGGCGGATGTACGGGTCCGTGATGGTGATCTTGGATGCGCCGCGAAGGTAAGGCAGAAGGAGTGCTTCGTAGGACACGCCCTTCTGGCCGGCCGTGAAGTCCCGATGCCCCTCGGCCAACGCTGAGGTAGCGGGCTCCGCGGGCTTGTCCGGTGCGGCCGCAGAAGAGGCGGTCGATGGCGCGGGCGTCGGGGTCGGATAGGTCGCTGTAGGCGCACCTGCACCTGAGCCGCCTTCATCGTGGGGCGATGAATCCCAGTCCCGTCGATAAAGCTGTGGGTACTGGTCCTCTTCAAGTGTGGTGACGTCGTGCCACCCGCCCGTCTTGTCGGCGTACCGGAAGTGGACGGAGGTGTCGCGCATCGTGGCGTCGATGCGAAGGATCGAGTCCTTGATGCGCTTGCGACCCTCGATCGCGAACTCGAGCAGCGCACGGATCTCGTCCTCGGTGGCCGCGCCACTCGGGTGCACAAGCTTCATTAGCCCCGAAAAGGTCTTGCGGACGCCGTCCTGGTCGCGCGTCGAGATCGAGTTGTCAAGTGCGAAGTACTCCTTGTACTTGTCCGAGAAGTCTTCAGACCGCTTGGCGCGCAGGATCTCGGCGAGGTAGTCGACGACGAAGCCGTATCCGGTCGAGAACATCTCCGAGCGGATCGGGGCGACCTCCCAGCCCGGGATGTAGTGGTGGATGCGGTCGAGCCAGGCCGGGTCGCGGTATGCGTCGGGCAGTTCGTCGAACAAATCGGTGTTCTTTAGCATGTACGGCACTGTGTGCGTGGTGTTGCCAATGAAGGCCATCGAGGCCTCGGCGCCGTAGATGCTCGTTCCTCGCGAGAACGACTTGTTCGCAAGGTAGTTCTTCATGACGTTGACAAGGTTCTGGTCGGCCCGTCGGATGGAGGCGAACTCGTCGAACGCGACGCAATCCCAGTACCCGACCAGGCCGATACGGCCGCTCGCGTTGTTCACGAAGAGCTTGGCGACGGTGACCTCGCCGCCGGAGATGAGGATGCCGTTCGGGGAAAACTCGCTGAACGTGTGCGACTTGCCGGTGCCCTTGGGGCCGAGTTCGACGACGTTGTAGTTGCGCTCGACGAACGGGATGAGCCGAGTCAGAGCGATAAGTTTGCCGCGTTCGTTGAACCGCTCGGGGTTGAGACCGATCGACTGCATGAGCAGGTCGATCCACTCGTCGGTGGTGAAGGCCTTGCGCGCCTCGTAGTAGTGGTCGATGTCGGCGCCGGCGACCTGAATCGGCTTGAGGCTGCCGAGAATCCACGGCACGACGCGCTGGTCATCGGAGTGGAAGTACTCGATGTCGCAGATGCACCACACACCGCCGACGAGGAGTTTGGGGTTGTGCTTAACCGTGACGTCGTCGATTATGACGCCCTTGACCTGGAGGTTCTCGAACTCCGCCTCGTGGACGTCGTTTTTCTCGTTGAGCGTGACCGTGACCTTGTCGATCACGCGATGGCGGCCCTTGCGGCGGATCTCCGACTTCACGAGCATGTGTTCGTTGCGGTTGACGTAATGGGTTGCGAGGATCTGGCGAACGCTGTCGATCCCGGCCTGAATCGTCGCCTCGTCGTCGGACGCGGCGTACTGGCCCAGCAGGTACTCCAGGACGTACGATGGCACCACAGCGTTGCCTCGGACCGCCTTGACAAGGTCCTTGCGGACGACGGCACCGGCGAAGTGCTCGTTGATCTTGTCGTCGAGCT encodes the following:
- a CDS encoding IS3 family transposase (programmed frameshift), with the translated sequence MPKQIPEETKQRAIRLVLDHLDEYPNLTTACETVSKRLGFGAESLRRWVRQAQIDAGERQGASTSESERVRRLERENRELREANAILRDAGGFLRRGTRPPTPLIVGFIDEQRAKGRAVESICQVLREQGVEVAARTYRAWKHAQPSSRDLADAAVIDALLATVGTPEGMYGRRKMTTHLRRAGHDVSQRRVDRLMRDLGLNGRVRGRGVRTTVPDRNAERAPDLLERDFTAPAPNQRWVADFTYVRTWAGFAYVSFVIDCFSRAIVGWQAATTKTTPLVTTALRMGLWRRDRAGRPALDGLVHHSDAGSQFTSVSFAETLALEGIAASIGSIGDAYDNALAESTIGLFKTEAIRDDSPFRTGPLKQLEDVEWVTAEWVDWYNARRLHTTLGDVPPEEFEAAYYADLETPSHPVLAPA
- the brxL gene encoding BREX system Lon protease-like protein BrxL gives rise to the protein MTNLEDALGEIDVFAPEATDAAPAKSELDDKINEHFAGAVVRKDLVKAVRGNAVVPSYVLEYLLGQYAASDDEATIQAGIDSVRQILATHYVNRNEHMLVKSEIRRKGRHRVIDKVTVTLNEKNDVHEAEFENLQVKGVIIDDVTVKHNPKLLVGGVWCICDIEYFHSDDQRVVPWILGSLKPIQVAGADIDHYYEARKAFTTDEWIDLLMQSIGLNPERFNERGKLIALTRLIPFVERNYNVVELGPKGTGKSHTFSEFSPNGILISGGEVTVAKLFVNNASGRIGLVGYWDCVAFDEFASIRRADQNLVNVMKNYLANKSFSRGTSIYGAEASMAFIGNTTHTVPYMLKNTDLFDELPDAYRDPAWLDRIHHYIPGWEVAPIRSEMFSTGYGFVVDYLAEILRAKRSEDFSDKYKEYFALDNSISTRDQDGVRKTFSGLMKLVHPSGAATEDEIRALLEFAIEGRKRIKDSILRIDATMRDTSVHFRYADKTGGWHDVTTLEEDQYPQLYRRDWDSSPHDEGGSGAGAPTATYPTPTPAPSTASSAAAPDKPAEPATSALAEGHRDFTAGQKGVSYEALLLPYLRGASKITITDPYIRLPHQGRNLADLLSLLAAAKDDADEIDVELVTTEEPKVEFKHNQLLMLKSIKDASDAVGVRLGVRLDDTIHDRRLETNHGWRVDLGKGLDIWQKPSDNPFDFGRNRQEFRLIGSAFSVHYVKIPIAPREEAAQ